The Desulfosporosinus acidiphilus SJ4 genome has a window encoding:
- a CDS encoding PTS sugar transporter subunit IIB, protein MKAIILCSWGATSSSLAKSVTDEAKKRNLDITVDAGGTGEFKKKAADYTVALLEPQVRHLKKEIEEAASKYGIPVDLVDMQAFAMMNGSKVLDQILELAKKAKSNS, encoded by the coding sequence ATGAAAGCGATTATTTTATGCAGTTGGGGTGCCACATCAAGTTCACTGGCTAAGAGTGTAACCGACGAGGCCAAGAAGAGGAATCTGGACATTACTGTTGATGCCGGGGGTACAGGTGAATTCAAGAAAAAAGCGGCAGATTACACCGTTGCTTTACTTGAGCCTCAGGTTAGGCATCTCAAGAAGGAGATCGAAGAGGCGGCAAGTAAATACGGGATTCCGGTAGATCTCGTCGATATGCAGGCCTTTGCCATGATGAACGGAAGCAAAGTCCTCGACCAGATCCTTGAGTTAGCAAAAAAAGCAAAGTCAAACAGTTAA
- a CDS encoding PTS sugar transporter subunit IIC, producing MKNSRFMQWMDEHFMPVLARIAQNIYLQSIRDAFCIFALPLIITGSVFLIISNPPVALHWGIITAWNNAITPIQGQIMTAFNLSFGIMALMVAFGTAYSLATRWDLDDALAGILSMVSFLILCFPATDVSKVSFGDVLNYLGGQGLFVAIMIGIMTAKIMKFFTQKGLVIKMPAGVPPYVVRTFTALVPFFFMITFSWALEWIVWSHMHITVPQLVLEVFKPLVAVSDSYPAALAEIILMMLLWSLGIHGMNVVSSVAYPFWMTQLAANDAALKAGQPLPGIVTEPFFHMFTHIGGSGLTWPLTIMFLMSASKQLKGIGRTEIIPAIFNINEPLLFGAPLVLNPIMFIPLILAPVAAVTINYAAFAFHLVPRIVTQPSFTTPVFLGGIIATGGYWQGAALQLVNLIVAAIIYYPFFKMFEKELVENEKAAEQETA from the coding sequence ATGAAAAACAGCCGATTTATGCAGTGGATGGATGAGCATTTTATGCCTGTCCTAGCAAGAATTGCTCAAAACATCTATTTGCAATCCATTCGTGATGCATTTTGCATCTTTGCATTACCACTTATTATTACGGGTTCTGTTTTCTTGATTATCTCTAATCCACCTGTAGCCCTTCACTGGGGAATTATCACAGCTTGGAATAATGCTATTACACCGATCCAAGGCCAAATCATGACCGCGTTTAATTTAAGCTTTGGCATCATGGCTTTGATGGTTGCCTTTGGGACAGCTTATAGCCTCGCTACAAGGTGGGACTTAGATGATGCTTTGGCCGGTATCCTCTCGATGGTCAGTTTCCTCATTCTCTGCTTTCCCGCAACAGATGTAAGCAAAGTCTCCTTTGGAGATGTTCTAAACTATCTCGGAGGTCAAGGATTATTTGTTGCGATTATGATTGGAATTATGACTGCTAAAATAATGAAGTTTTTCACTCAGAAAGGTCTCGTTATTAAGATGCCCGCCGGGGTCCCTCCTTATGTCGTGAGAACTTTTACAGCTCTTGTTCCGTTCTTTTTCATGATCACATTTTCTTGGGCTCTTGAATGGATTGTGTGGTCCCATATGCACATCACTGTTCCGCAATTAGTACTTGAGGTCTTTAAACCATTAGTTGCTGTGTCTGACAGCTATCCGGCTGCACTGGCCGAAATCATTCTCATGATGCTGTTATGGTCACTGGGCATCCATGGTATGAACGTTGTGTCTTCAGTAGCCTATCCGTTCTGGATGACCCAATTGGCAGCCAATGATGCTGCTCTGAAAGCCGGTCAGCCGCTTCCTGGAATTGTTACTGAACCTTTCTTCCATATGTTTACGCACATAGGTGGTTCAGGTTTGACATGGCCATTAACGATTATGTTCTTAATGTCCGCTTCCAAACAGCTTAAGGGTATTGGCAGAACAGAAATTATTCCAGCTATCTTTAATATTAACGAGCCTCTTCTTTTCGGTGCCCCGCTTGTTTTAAATCCAATTATGTTTATTCCCTTAATCCTAGCCCCAGTTGCGGCTGTTACTATTAACTATGCAGCCTTTGCTTTTCATCTTGTACCAAGAATTGTTACCCAGCCCTCATTTACGACTCCGGTATTTCTAGGTGGTATCATTGCTACAGGTGGGTATTGGCAGGGTGCTGCTCTTCAGTTAGTTAACTTGATTGTCGCTGCAATTATCTACTATCCTTTCTTCAAAATGTTCGAAAAAGAATTGGTAGAAAACGAAAAAGCAGCTGAACAAGAAACTGCTTAG
- a CDS encoding PTS lactose/cellobiose transporter subunit IIA yields the protein MNVENKLDLEQIILNLVLHGGNARGKAYEALDAAEEGNFEQAEKNLEEADQEFYEGHKYQNQLIQGQLEKDTVPNFLVIHAQDQLMTALAEKNLIKRQIALYKRVHELEKKIR from the coding sequence GTGAACGTCGAAAATAAACTTGACCTCGAACAAATCATTTTGAATCTAGTCCTGCACGGCGGCAATGCCCGCGGCAAAGCTTACGAAGCTCTGGATGCCGCTGAAGAAGGCAATTTTGAGCAAGCGGAAAAAAACCTTGAAGAAGCTGATCAGGAATTTTATGAGGGTCATAAATACCAGAATCAACTTATACAAGGTCAATTAGAAAAGGACACTGTACCAAATTTCCTAGTCATTCACGCCCAAGATCAGCTCATGACTGCTCTTGCTGAAAAGAACCTTATAAAAAGACAAATCGCTCTTTATAAACGTGTCCATGAATTAGAAAAGAAAATTCGATAA
- a CDS encoding HPr family phosphocarrier protein, producing the protein MIEKGYTLTNPQGLHARPASLLVQAATQSKSAVTLIKNGNEYNLKSILGVLSVGAQKGDILVIRIDGPDELETENKIQALFAGNFGE; encoded by the coding sequence ATGATTGAAAAAGGATATACTTTAACGAATCCGCAAGGCCTTCATGCCAGACCAGCTAGTCTATTGGTACAAGCGGCTACCCAAAGTAAGTCGGCCGTTACGCTTATTAAAAATGGCAACGAATATAATCTTAAAAGTATTCTGGGAGTTCTGAGTGTGGGAGCCCAGAAAGGAGATATTCTTGTAATTAGAATCGATGGTCCGGACGAATTGGAGACGGAAAACAAGATCCAAGCTTTATTTGCTGGGAATTTTGGTGAATAA
- the ptsP gene encoding phosphoenolpyruvate--protein phosphotransferase, with product MMGIGVSPGIAIGKAFVLKEIPTNSPKQSYFNYQEENQRLEKCLSTVRLQLENIRAKAEAKLGDKAQILDAQILITQDEELLTFVRGKLKEGLSAEAAVHDGVEFYAELLASMDNDYMRERAADIRDVGQRMIRHLLGVEQSDLAHLPESYIIVAHDLTPSDTATMDQERVLGFVTEIGGRTSHTAIMARTLEIPAVVGMVDGTSIIKTGDLVVFDGESGELVLNPSEETLMVYSAKQKKERESRARLQALKEQPSMTQDGRQVLIAANIGTPKDCEGALKHGAEGVGLFRTEFLYLNRDTLPSEDEQFQAYKAALEEMAPNSVIIRTLDVGGDKEIPYLGLGKESNPFLGYRAIRVCLRQTEIFKTQLRALLRASVYGKLGIMYPMISSLDEVRQANAILADTKAELATEGIAVSPDVEVGIMIEIPSAALISDILAKEVDFFSIGTNDLIQYTTAVDRLNENIASLYTPYHPGVLRLVQKVIENGHNSGIWVGMCGEAAGETALIPLLLGMGLDEFSMSAISVLEARELIGKLNYAEIQAWVPEVLAIGTAEGIKEALRLKSIRG from the coding sequence ATGATGGGAATAGGGGTATCACCCGGAATTGCCATTGGGAAAGCCTTTGTGCTCAAAGAGATTCCCACAAATTCACCAAAACAAAGCTACTTTAACTATCAGGAAGAAAACCAACGTCTGGAAAAATGCCTGAGTACGGTGCGTCTTCAACTGGAAAATATCCGGGCGAAAGCTGAAGCTAAATTGGGAGATAAGGCCCAAATTCTCGATGCGCAAATCTTGATCACTCAGGATGAAGAACTCCTGACGTTCGTGAGGGGTAAATTAAAAGAAGGTTTGTCTGCTGAAGCGGCTGTTCATGATGGTGTGGAATTTTACGCCGAACTTTTGGCTAGTATGGATAATGACTATATGCGTGAACGGGCTGCCGATATTAGGGACGTGGGCCAGAGGATGATACGTCATCTCTTAGGAGTTGAACAATCTGATTTAGCTCATTTACCTGAAAGTTATATTATCGTTGCCCATGACCTTACTCCGTCCGATACGGCGACGATGGACCAGGAACGTGTCCTGGGTTTCGTCACTGAGATTGGAGGCCGAACATCCCATACTGCGATTATGGCAAGAACGCTGGAGATACCAGCGGTAGTCGGTATGGTTGACGGGACGAGCATTATCAAAACCGGAGATCTGGTGGTTTTTGATGGTGAAAGCGGGGAATTAGTCCTGAACCCCAGCGAAGAAACCTTAATGGTTTATTCTGCTAAACAGAAAAAGGAGCGGGAAAGCAGGGCAAGGCTGCAGGCGCTCAAGGAACAGCCCTCAATGACTCAGGATGGGCGGCAAGTGCTTATTGCTGCTAACATCGGAACACCTAAAGACTGTGAAGGAGCACTGAAGCATGGAGCCGAAGGAGTGGGATTGTTTCGGACAGAATTTTTGTATTTAAATCGGGATACACTGCCAAGTGAAGATGAACAGTTTCAAGCGTACAAGGCAGCCCTGGAAGAAATGGCCCCAAACTCAGTAATAATAAGAACCTTAGACGTGGGCGGTGATAAGGAGATTCCGTATTTGGGCTTGGGCAAAGAGAGTAATCCGTTTTTGGGATATCGGGCGATCCGTGTCTGTTTGCGCCAGACCGAAATCTTTAAAACCCAGCTGCGTGCCCTTTTGCGGGCAAGTGTCTACGGCAAGCTCGGGATAATGTATCCGATGATCTCCAGCTTGGATGAAGTGCGTCAGGCCAATGCGATTCTTGCCGATACCAAAGCAGAATTGGCTACTGAAGGAATTGCTGTTAGTCCGGATGTCGAGGTAGGCATTATGATAGAGATTCCTTCAGCCGCTTTGATCTCGGACATTTTGGCTAAAGAAGTGGATTTTTTTAGTATTGGAACAAATGATTTGATCCAGTATACGACAGCTGTGGACCGTTTAAACGAAAATATCGCTTCTCTCTATACACCTTATCATCCCGGGGTGTTGCGTCTAGTGCAAAAGGTTATCGAAAACGGACACAACTCCGGAATCTGGGTCGGGATGTGCGGCGAAGCTGCCGGAGAAACTGCTTTAATCCCCTTGCTGCTGGGCATGGGACTGGATGAATTCAGTATGAGTGCTATATCTGTCCTGGAAGCAAGGGAACTCATCGGAAAGCTGAATTATGCTGAAATTCAGGCGTGGGTGCCTGAAGTATTGGCCATTGGGACGGCAGAGGGGATCAAAGAAGCTTTGAGATTAAAGTCGATCAGAGGATAG
- a CDS encoding tetrahydrofolate dehydrogenase/cyclohydrolase catalytic domain-containing protein has protein sequence MDIDMNGLGSQYIKRSFESLTDDLEFLFERLNEPVCLAAVLIDGPNTAISRDLLRKTCDSLPIRYSEYLLPQNIGLEKVVTLIESLNREKSIHGLIVVVPSTLKSVLNLLYDHISPQKNIQLNDEDYHKIEKFGLDPHEKDILSILMMLEKTFYTAVDQIAKQKGHIK, from the coding sequence TTGGATATTGATATGAATGGATTAGGATCTCAGTATATTAAAAGAAGCTTCGAGTCTCTTACTGATGATTTAGAATTCTTATTTGAACGATTAAACGAGCCGGTCTGTTTAGCTGCGGTGTTGATTGACGGACCTAATACTGCGATTTCCAGAGATCTCCTGCGGAAAACCTGTGACTCATTGCCCATTCGATACTCAGAGTATTTGCTACCTCAAAATATTGGGTTAGAAAAGGTAGTGACATTAATCGAATCGCTAAATCGTGAAAAATCTATTCATGGGCTGATCGTCGTAGTGCCATCCACTCTTAAGTCCGTGTTAAATCTATTATATGACCATATAAGTCCACAAAAAAATATTCAATTGAACGATGAAGATTACCACAAAATAGAAAAGTTTGGCCTTGATCCGCATGAAAAGGATATTTTAAGCATTCTCATGATGCTCGAAAAAACCTTTTATACTGCCGTCGATCAGATCGCCAAGCAAAAGGGGCATATAAAATAA
- a CDS encoding 4Fe-4S dicluster domain-containing protein translates to MSRRINNCLGVKDVNDFLELLETESGQPIRRCYQCKKCSGGCPVSSYTDIRPHQMVRLAQLGKQEELLASPGIWYCTGCMTCHARCPNGINISAILDVVKARALRAGDLTAESLPFFHDCFLASVRHHGRVFELGMVAGYKWRSKRWTDDKGLGARMFLKGKLALLPNRCSNSRQIREIFQIEVALRKKEGGKDNG, encoded by the coding sequence ATGTCAAGAAGAATTAATAATTGTTTGGGGGTAAAGGATGTGAACGATTTCCTAGAGCTGCTGGAAACGGAGAGCGGTCAGCCTATCAGACGCTGTTATCAATGCAAGAAGTGCAGCGGCGGCTGTCCGGTAAGCTCCTACACAGACATCAGACCCCACCAGATGGTGAGGCTGGCCCAGCTGGGGAAGCAGGAGGAGTTGCTTGCTTCGCCGGGAATCTGGTACTGTACGGGCTGCATGACTTGCCACGCGCGCTGCCCTAATGGCATCAACATATCGGCAATCCTTGACGTAGTCAAGGCCCGTGCCTTAAGGGCCGGGGATTTGACCGCTGAAAGCTTACCCTTTTTCCACGACTGCTTCCTGGCTTCAGTTAGACACCACGGCAGAGTATTTGAGCTGGGCATGGTGGCCGGTTACAAATGGCGCTCCAAGAGATGGACGGACGATAAAGGATTGGGAGCCAGGATGTTCCTTAAAGGGAAGTTGGCGCTTCTCCCCAACCGCTGCAGCAACAGCCGGCAAATCCGTGAGATTTTCCAGATAGAAGTAGCACTCCGAAAGAAGGAAGGGGGTAAAGACAATGGGTGA
- a CDS encoding CoB--CoM heterodisulfide reductase iron-sulfur subunit B family protein, which yields MGERLGYYPGCSLHTSAREYDLSCRAVLRALGVDYAEIPDWNCCGASSAHGAGHALSRALPLRNLMIAEDVGEDLIVPCAACYSILRSTSGYLQKKSAEARELQAKVEQVLGKPYREKVRVSHPLDLLTKPEMLNKIKGQLSTSLNGIKLAPYYGCFLVRPEIAAFDDQEQPQKMDILLRELGAEVVRWSYKTECCGGGVGITEGSVASSLVEKLVREAKKAGAEAVVTACPLCQANLEGRQTQGLPAFYFTELVGLALGISASKRWFKSHLVDTTPVLSKVQGGISGGR from the coding sequence ATGGGTGAGCGACTCGGTTACTATCCCGGATGTTCTCTACATACCAGCGCCAGGGAATACGACCTTTCCTGCCGTGCGGTACTTAGAGCCCTTGGCGTGGACTATGCAGAAATTCCGGACTGGAACTGCTGCGGCGCGAGTTCAGCCCACGGTGCCGGGCATGCCCTCAGCCGGGCCCTACCCCTGCGCAACCTAATGATCGCCGAGGATGTGGGAGAAGACCTGATTGTACCCTGTGCGGCTTGCTACAGCATCTTGCGCTCCACCTCCGGCTATCTGCAGAAAAAGTCAGCAGAGGCCAGGGAGCTGCAGGCTAAAGTGGAGCAGGTTCTGGGCAAACCCTACCGGGAAAAGGTCCGGGTAAGCCATCCTTTAGACTTGCTAACCAAGCCGGAAATGCTCAACAAGATCAAAGGACAGCTGAGTACTTCGCTGAACGGCATTAAACTCGCCCCCTATTACGGCTGTTTCCTGGTCCGGCCGGAAATTGCCGCTTTCGATGACCAGGAACAGCCTCAGAAGATGGATATTCTACTGCGGGAATTGGGTGCCGAAGTGGTCCGCTGGTCCTATAAAACCGAATGCTGCGGCGGCGGAGTGGGGATTACCGAGGGATCAGTGGCGTCTTCCCTGGTGGAGAAGCTGGTCCGCGAGGCCAAGAAGGCGGGCGCGGAAGCTGTGGTTACAGCCTGCCCCCTGTGCCAGGCTAATCTGGAAGGCAGGCAGACCCAGGGTTTACCTGCTTTCTATTTCACAGAACTGGTGGGCCTGGCTCTGGGGATTTCCGCCAGCAAGCGGTGGTTCAAGTCCCATCTGGTAGATACAACCCCGGTGTTAAGCAAAGTGCAAGGGGGGATATCCGGTGGCAGATAA
- a CDS encoding FAD-dependent oxidoreductase — protein sequence MADNVVGAVMVVGGGIAGMQSALDLANGGFLVHLVTDESSIGGKMAQLDKTFPTNECAMCLLGPKMSDTLSHPNIQIHTCSTLTKVDGDAGNFKATVAEAPRYVNMAECTACGDCEQVCPVEVGDRFNEDSMQRKAIYKLFPQAVPNKYLVEKRGTPPCRGACPAGCNAQGYVALLSKGKFGEALEVIRRRMPFAGVCGRICHHPCEGECNRKQFDQPIAIAQLKRSAADYGWAEAAEQNLLVKPPAEFLVDERGNPLKTAVIGAGPGGLAAAKDLAELGYQVTVIDALPEAGGMLRAGIPRYRLPGEIVSRETQAILDLGVTFRPNTRVGVDVRFKDLQSEFNAVLVATGFQKGRSLPIPGCELKGVELGVEFLRAAALGETPAVGRKTVIIGGGNVAIDTARTALRLGAEEVHLYCLEDYEHMPAHRWEIDEAEEEEVRVHAGWGPKEILGKNGGVMGAVFKRCTRVFDENGQFNPTYDELQTETISADCVVLSIGQASDLSFLDGTGVETNRGVIKVDQLTYAANQAGVFACGDIVSGPASVVAAVGAAHEAAESIHRFLQGQDLRQGRSLAKSEPVGVPEGLKVTHAARQNQAQADPARRVRDFTEVYEGLTREQVIKEAKRCLNCGICSECLQCVKACKKRAIDHSAEPQVYELAVGAVILSPGYQLESGNLRGEYGYGIYENVMTSLEYERLLSSTGPTQGHVLRPSDRKAPQKVAFIQCVGSRTCDKGTEYCSSICCMYSTKEAIISREHDANIQPSIFYLDMRSYGKNFDKYVKSAKKNGVRYVRTMISSVKEDPVSGNLIIKYYQDSNIVEEEFELVVLAMGVKPPKAAGELARVTGITLNEYGFAHTKPLDPIQTSRPGIFVAGAFQGPRDIPETVMNASAAAAAAGALLADGRNQLVTPKVYPPERDVSEEEAKVGVFVCHCGINIGSIVDVPGTVAYARTLPGVVHAEEFLYTCSQDSVKHIEDVINEQGLNRVVVASCTIRTHQPLFREALREAGLNQFLFEMANIRDQCSWVHRAEPKRATVKARDLVRAAVAKVKGHVPLHLEPVPVVPRALVIGGGIAGMTACLTFAEQGFESYLVEREQILGGSLRSLRFGEDGRDAQEYMLEMIDKVRSNPLIHVFTQTELQDITGHQGHFVSSMKTGDLRREVHHGVVVVATGGRLSEANPVYGINKDPRIITLSELEEKLHALQQVQEGKLWSAYQEQLGKWHEAAIILCASAGEEMPYCSRSCCTQGISNAIRLKQQNPQGTVYVLHREIRTYGFLESYYKLAREMGIVFVRYSPDNLPAPNIGTELSIRVADLDSELEFLIKPDLLVLAQGFEAAEGARELGTLLKVPLNEDSFFMETHAKLGPMDFPGSGMFLCGAAHSPKFVSEAIYQAQGAVARAVTILAKPHLMVGGVVAKVEAEKCAACLTCVRVCPYSVPKIGPKMVAEIETVQCHGCGTCVGECPAKAIQLQHYTDEQMLAKISAVGRTE from the coding sequence GTGGCAGATAACGTGGTTGGCGCGGTAATGGTGGTTGGAGGAGGAATTGCCGGCATGCAGTCCGCGCTGGATCTGGCCAATGGGGGATTCTTGGTGCATTTGGTGACTGACGAATCCTCAATCGGCGGCAAAATGGCCCAGTTGGACAAAACCTTTCCCACCAATGAATGCGCCATGTGTCTCTTAGGACCGAAAATGTCCGACACCTTAAGCCACCCTAATATTCAAATCCATACCTGTTCAACTTTGACCAAAGTCGATGGTGACGCAGGTAACTTTAAGGCCACGGTAGCAGAGGCCCCGCGCTACGTCAATATGGCCGAATGTACGGCCTGCGGGGATTGTGAGCAGGTCTGCCCGGTTGAGGTAGGGGATCGCTTCAACGAGGACTCCATGCAGCGCAAAGCAATTTATAAGCTGTTTCCCCAGGCGGTGCCCAACAAGTACCTAGTGGAAAAACGCGGCACACCTCCCTGTCGGGGCGCTTGCCCGGCAGGCTGCAACGCCCAGGGTTATGTAGCATTGCTTTCCAAAGGAAAGTTCGGCGAGGCCTTGGAGGTTATCAGGAGGCGCATGCCCTTTGCCGGGGTTTGCGGACGAATCTGTCACCATCCCTGTGAAGGAGAATGCAACCGCAAGCAGTTCGATCAGCCCATAGCCATTGCCCAGTTGAAACGCTCTGCGGCGGATTACGGTTGGGCTGAAGCGGCGGAACAGAACCTGTTGGTCAAACCGCCCGCAGAATTCTTGGTGGATGAACGAGGAAATCCCTTAAAAACAGCGGTCATCGGGGCAGGTCCCGGCGGCCTGGCAGCAGCCAAGGACCTGGCTGAGCTGGGTTACCAGGTGACTGTCATTGATGCCCTGCCGGAAGCCGGCGGAATGCTGCGGGCCGGAATTCCCCGCTACCGTCTGCCCGGGGAGATTGTCAGCCGTGAAACCCAGGCAATCCTAGACCTGGGAGTGACCTTTAGGCCCAATACCAGGGTCGGGGTAGACGTACGCTTTAAGGACTTGCAATCAGAATTTAACGCAGTGCTTGTTGCAACAGGTTTTCAAAAGGGCCGTTCGCTGCCCATCCCGGGGTGCGAACTCAAGGGAGTAGAACTGGGGGTCGAGTTCCTCCGGGCGGCTGCCTTGGGTGAAACTCCGGCAGTAGGCAGGAAAACAGTGATTATCGGCGGGGGCAATGTAGCTATAGATACGGCCCGCACCGCACTACGGCTGGGGGCAGAGGAAGTTCACCTCTACTGCCTGGAAGATTATGAGCATATGCCGGCTCACCGATGGGAGATCGATGAAGCCGAGGAAGAAGAGGTGCGCGTTCATGCCGGCTGGGGACCCAAAGAAATCCTTGGCAAAAACGGCGGAGTGATGGGGGCCGTTTTCAAACGCTGTACCCGGGTCTTCGATGAAAATGGACAATTCAATCCGACCTATGATGAACTGCAAACGGAAACAATCAGTGCCGACTGCGTTGTCCTTTCCATTGGCCAGGCCAGCGACCTGTCCTTCCTGGACGGAACAGGGGTGGAAACCAACCGGGGCGTGATTAAGGTTGATCAACTGACCTACGCTGCCAATCAAGCAGGGGTGTTCGCCTGCGGGGATATCGTCAGCGGGCCTGCTTCTGTGGTGGCTGCCGTCGGCGCTGCCCATGAAGCGGCTGAATCCATCCACCGTTTCCTCCAAGGTCAGGATCTCAGGCAGGGCAGGAGTCTGGCGAAATCGGAACCGGTGGGAGTACCTGAAGGTTTGAAGGTGACGCATGCTGCCCGGCAAAACCAGGCCCAGGCGGATCCCGCCCGGCGGGTCAGGGATTTCACTGAAGTCTATGAAGGCCTGACCCGGGAGCAGGTCATCAAGGAGGCTAAACGCTGCCTAAACTGCGGGATTTGCTCTGAATGCCTGCAGTGCGTCAAGGCCTGCAAGAAAAGGGCTATTGACCATTCGGCAGAACCCCAAGTTTATGAATTGGCCGTGGGAGCCGTAATCCTCTCTCCCGGTTACCAGCTGGAATCGGGAAACCTGAGAGGTGAGTACGGCTACGGCATCTATGAAAACGTTATGACCTCCCTGGAGTATGAACGATTGCTTAGTTCCACCGGGCCTACCCAAGGCCATGTGCTGCGGCCTTCGGATCGCAAAGCGCCGCAGAAAGTCGCCTTTATCCAATGCGTAGGATCGCGGACCTGTGATAAGGGAACTGAATACTGCTCTTCCATCTGTTGTATGTATTCGACCAAAGAAGCCATCATCTCCCGTGAACACGATGCCAACATCCAGCCGTCGATTTTCTACCTGGACATGAGGTCCTACGGCAAGAACTTTGACAAGTACGTTAAATCAGCCAAGAAAAACGGGGTGCGTTATGTGCGCACCATGATCTCCAGCGTCAAGGAAGATCCGGTGAGCGGTAACCTGATCATCAAATACTACCAGGATAGTAATATCGTGGAGGAAGAGTTCGAATTGGTGGTTCTGGCTATGGGGGTTAAACCGCCGAAGGCTGCCGGGGAACTGGCCCGTGTCACGGGGATAACCTTGAATGAATACGGCTTCGCCCATACCAAACCCCTCGACCCAATTCAGACATCAAGACCTGGGATTTTCGTGGCGGGAGCTTTCCAGGGTCCCAGAGATATTCCCGAGACCGTGATGAACGCCAGCGCTGCTGCCGCTGCTGCCGGTGCTCTTCTGGCTGACGGACGAAACCAGCTGGTTACTCCCAAGGTCTATCCTCCGGAACGCGATGTCAGCGAGGAAGAAGCCAAAGTAGGAGTGTTTGTCTGCCACTGCGGCATCAACATCGGTTCCATCGTCGATGTTCCTGGCACTGTAGCCTATGCCAGGACCCTGCCCGGAGTGGTCCACGCCGAGGAGTTCCTCTACACCTGTTCTCAGGATTCCGTCAAACACATTGAAGACGTAATCAACGAGCAAGGGCTTAACCGGGTCGTGGTGGCTTCCTGCACCATCAGGACGCATCAGCCCCTGTTCCGAGAGGCTTTAAGGGAGGCCGGATTAAACCAGTTCCTTTTCGAAATGGCCAATATTCGGGACCAGTGCTCATGGGTGCACAGGGCCGAACCAAAACGGGCTACGGTTAAAGCCAGGGATTTGGTCCGGGCGGCAGTGGCCAAGGTCAAGGGCCATGTGCCCCTGCACCTGGAACCGGTTCCGGTAGTCCCCAGGGCTTTGGTTATCGGAGGCGGGATAGCCGGAATGACGGCCTGTCTGACCTTTGCCGAGCAGGGATTCGAGTCTTACCTGGTGGAACGGGAGCAGATCCTGGGCGGCAGCCTGCGCAGCCTGCGCTTTGGGGAAGACGGCCGGGACGCACAGGAATATATGCTTGAAATGATCGATAAAGTCCGGTCCAACCCCTTAATTCATGTGTTTACTCAAACGGAACTCCAGGATATTACCGGTCACCAGGGACACTTTGTCAGCTCTATGAAGACTGGTGACCTACGCCGGGAGGTGCACCACGGAGTGGTTGTCGTGGCCACCGGCGGGAGGTTGTCGGAAGCAAACCCGGTTTACGGAATCAATAAAGACCCCAGAATCATCACCCTGTCAGAGCTGGAAGAAAAACTCCACGCCCTGCAGCAGGTACAGGAAGGTAAGCTGTGGTCAGCCTATCAAGAGCAGTTGGGCAAATGGCACGAAGCGGCCATTATCCTCTGCGCCAGCGCCGGGGAGGAGATGCCCTACTGCAGCAGGAGCTGCTGCACCCAAGGCATCTCCAACGCCATCAGGCTGAAGCAGCAAAATCCTCAGGGCACGGTCTATGTGCTGCACCGCGAAATCCGCACCTACGGTTTCCTGGAGAGCTACTATAAGCTAGCCCGAGAAATGGGGATAGTCTTCGTCCGCTACTCCCCGGATAATCTGCCTGCGCCGAATATTGGCACCGAGCTGTCGATTAGGGTGGCAGACCTGGATTCAGAATTAGAATTTCTGATCAAACCGGACCTCTTGGTCTTGGCGCAGGGTTTTGAAGCGGCCGAGGGCGCTAGGGAACTGGGCACCCTGCTCAAAGTACCGCTGAATGAAGACAGCTTCTTCATGGAAACCCACGCCAAGCTGGGACCGATGGATTTTCCGGGCTCTGGAATGTTCCTCTGTGGAGCCGCCCACTCGCCCAAGTTTGTCAGTGAGGCCATCTATCAGGCCCAGGGGGCAGTGGCCCGAGCAGTGACCATCTTGGCTAAGCCCCACCTGATGGTGGGTGGGGTGGTTGCAAAAGTGGAAGCGGAAAAATGCGCCGCCTGTCTAACCTGCGTCCGAGTTTGCCCCTACAGCGTACCGAAGATCGGGCCTAAAATGGTCGCAGAAATCGAAACTGTCCAGTGCCACGGTTGCGGCACCTGCGTCGGCGAGTGCCCGGCTAAAGCCATTCAACTCCAGCACTATACCGACGAACAAATGTTGGCCAAAATCTCTGCGGTTGGGAGGACTGAGTAA